Proteins from a genomic interval of Arvicola amphibius chromosome 10, mArvAmp1.2, whole genome shotgun sequence:
- the B3gnt4 gene encoding N-acetyllactosaminide beta-1,3-N-acetylglucosaminyltransferase 4, with amino-acid sequence MWRRLGCVLSCSLVALRLSGLLFLKERTPTGSSKAHKHLWALPRPQHSQCPPNLAIANASLSLPSRHRLFLTYRHCRNFSTLLEPSECARDTFLLLAIKSQPHHIEQRAAIRSTWGRAGSWARGRQLKLVFLLGVAGPVPPAQLLAYESRQFDDILQWDFAEDFFNLTLKELHVQRWMAAACTQAHFILKGDDDVFIHVPNVLEFLEGWDPAQDLLVGDVIRQARPNRNTKVKYFIPFSMYRARNYPPYAGGGGYVMSQATVRLHSAMEEAELFPIDDVFVGMCLKKLGVSPIHHAGFKTFGTQKPLNPWDPCLYRGLLLVHRLSPLEMWTMWALVTDERLKCAATPLTLALKGRLR; translated from the coding sequence ATGTGGCGCAGGTTGGGCTGTGTGCTGTCCTGCAGCCTTGTGGCACTGCGGCTCAGTGGCCTGCTCTTTCTGAAAGAGCGCACACCAACAGGGAGCTCCAAGGCCCACAAGCACTTATGGGCGCTGCCAAGGCCCCAACACAGCCAGTGCCCACCCAATTTAGCAATTGCTAATGCCTCCCTGTCCCTGCCCAGCCGCCATCGCCTCTTCTTAACCTATCGACACTGCCGAAACTTCTCCACGTTGCTGGAGCCTTCTGAGTGTGCTAGGGACACCTTCCTGCTCCTGGCCATCAAGTCCCAGCCTCACCATATTGAGCAGCGTGCAGCTATTAGAAGCACTTGGGGCCGGGCTGGGAGCTGGGCTAGGGGCCGGCAGCTGAAGCTGGTGTTTCTCCTAGGGGTAGCAGGACCTGTGCCCCCAGCCCAGCTGCTGGCCTATGAGAGCCGGCAGTTCGATGACATCCTGCAGTGGGACTTTGCTGAGGATTTCTTCAACCTGACGCTGAAGGAGCTGCATGTGCAGCGCTGGATGGCAGCTGCCTGCACGCAAGCCCACTTCATACTAAAGGGAGACGATGATGTCTTTATCCATGTTCCCAATGTGCTGGAGTTCCTGGAGGGCTGGGATCCTGCCCAGGACCTCTTAGTGGGAGATGTCATCCGCCAGGCCCGGCCCAATAGGAACACCAAAGTCAAATACTTCATCCCATTCTCCATGTACAGGGCCCGCAACTACCCACCTTATGCAGGAGGCGGTGGCTATGTTATGTCCCAGGCTACTGTGAGGCTTCACTCAGCTATGGAAGAGGCAGAACTCTTCCCCATTGATGATGTCTTTGTGGGAATGTGCCTGAAAAAGCTAGGGGTGAGCCCCATACACCACGCTGGCTTCAAGACATTTGGGACCCAAAAGCCCCTGAACCCCTGGGACCCTTGCCTGTACAGAGGGCTCCTGCTGGTGCACCGTCTAAGCCCCCTGGAGATGTGGACCATGTGGGCGCTGGTGACAGATGAGAGGCTCAAGTGTGCAGCTACCCCCCTAACCCTAGCCCTGAAGGGCCGGTTGAGGTAA